From one Planktothrix agardhii NIES-204 genomic stretch:
- a CDS encoding putative hydrolase: MVTLESDWQHLFVETNNIRLHTVTQGEGELVILLHGFPEFWYAWRYQIPALARHFKVVVPDLRGYNDSDKPDSGYDLDTLVVDIQGLIQRLGYVKAHIVGHDWGGLIAWHFAQKFPESLNRLAILNAPPPYRFVQELVSNLDQVRRSWFIFAFQVPGIPEWLIQQNLKEFITNALREHAIRKGAFSTEETQIYEAALEKPGVLRAAMSYYRHLFWPPTWLLNLTKTPVKVLSPTLVLWGKEDSFLSYHLTEGLDRLIAAPFKLELISDCGHWIQQEVPQTVNRELLNFLRP; the protein is encoded by the coding sequence ATGGTGACATTGGAATCTGATTGGCAACATCTGTTTGTAGAAACGAATAACATTCGTTTACACACGGTTACCCAAGGTGAGGGTGAACTCGTCATACTTCTACATGGATTTCCTGAATTTTGGTACGCTTGGCGCTATCAAATTCCGGCTTTGGCTCGTCATTTTAAAGTTGTTGTACCTGATTTACGGGGTTATAATGATTCTGACAAGCCGGATAGTGGCTATGATTTGGATACCCTCGTAGTTGATATTCAGGGCTTGATTCAACGATTAGGCTATGTTAAAGCTCATATTGTTGGGCATGATTGGGGGGGATTAATTGCTTGGCATTTTGCCCAGAAGTTTCCTGAATCTCTAAATCGTTTGGCGATTCTAAACGCTCCTCCCCCTTATCGTTTTGTGCAAGAATTAGTTAGTAATTTAGATCAAGTTCGTCGCAGTTGGTTTATTTTTGCCTTTCAAGTTCCGGGGATTCCCGAATGGTTAATCCAACAAAATTTAAAAGAATTTATTACTAATGCGTTGCGAGAACACGCTATCCGTAAGGGTGCTTTTAGTACCGAAGAAACTCAAATTTATGAAGCAGCTTTAGAAAAACCCGGGGTATTAAGAGCAGCGATGAGTTATTATCGTCATTTGTTTTGGCCGCCGACTTGGTTATTAAATTTGACAAAAACCCCGGTAAAAGTTTTATCTCCTACTTTAGTTTTATGGGGAAAGGAAGACTCATTTTTAAGTTATCATCTAACGGAAGGTTTAGATAGATTAATTGCGGCTCCGTTTAAACTAGAATTAATCTCCGATTGTGGTCACTGGATACAACAGGAAGTTCCCCAAACTGTAAATCGAGAATTGTTAAATTTTTTAAGACCTTAG
- a CDS encoding hypothetical protein (protein of unknown function DUF820) has product MVIELKSAISTEIIYPETDGKPMANNTEQFRWIVVIEQNLEGLFADDPDVFIAGDLFWYPVQGKPHIVNAPDVLTVLGRPKGKRGSYKQWEEDNIPPQVVFEILSPGNTQNEMDRKLVFYDRYGVEEYYIYNPDGNHFKGWLRNDEGLDLIETLDNWVSPSLGIRFDLSAEELQIYHPNGDKFVSYVEIMQRLDAEKKRAEIAETALESEQQRSQLLAERLREMGINPDEL; this is encoded by the coding sequence ATGGTTATAGAACTTAAATCGGCAATTTCCACAGAAATTATCTATCCAGAAACTGATGGCAAACCGATGGCAAATAATACCGAACAATTTCGCTGGATTGTCGTCATTGAACAGAATTTAGAAGGGTTATTTGCTGATGATCCTGATGTATTTATTGCCGGGGATTTATTCTGGTATCCGGTACAGGGAAAACCTCATATTGTGAATGCACCGGATGTATTAACGGTATTGGGAAGACCGAAAGGAAAACGGGGTTCCTATAAACAATGGGAAGAAGATAATATTCCTCCCCAAGTCGTCTTTGAAATTCTTTCCCCTGGAAATACTCAGAATGAGATGGATCGAAAATTGGTGTTTTACGATCGCTATGGTGTGGAAGAATATTATATTTATAATCCTGACGGTAATCATTTCAAAGGTTGGCTTAGAAATGATGAGGGATTAGATTTGATAGAAACCCTGGACAATTGGGTGAGTCCCAGTTTAGGAATTCGCTTTGATTTATCCGCAGAAGAACTACAAATCTATCATCCCAATGGTGATAAATTTGTCTCTTATGTTGAAATTATGCAACGGTTAGATGCGGAAAAAAAACGGGCAGAAATAGCTGAAACTGCTTTAGAATCAGAACAACAGCGATCGCAATTATTAGCAGAACGATTAAGAGAAATGGGAATTAATCCCGATGAATTGTAG
- a CDS encoding serine hydroxymethyltransferase — protein sequence MSQTNLEILSETDPVIADLIQHELCRQREHLELIASENFTSAEVMAAQGSVLTNKYAEGLPKKRYYGGCEFVDGIEQLAIERAKQLFGAASANVQPHSGAQANFAVFLAMLKPGDTIMGMDLSHGGHLTHGSPVNVSGKWFKACHYGVSPETEQLDYDLILELAKQHKPQMLICGYSAYSRIIDFEKFRAIADEVGAYLMADIAHIAGLVATGHHPNPIPYCDVVTTTTHKTLRGPRGGLILSRDAELGKKLDKAVFPGSQGGPLEHVIAGKAVAFGEALKPEFSTYSGQVVANAKALATQLQNRCLKIVSGGTDNHLMLVDLRSVNMTGKRADQLVSEVNITANKNTVPFDPESPFVTSGLRLGSPAMTTRGMGETEFIEIGNIIADRLLNPEDEGIGEACRQRVANLCDRFPLYPHLSLKVPALA from the coding sequence GTGAGTCAGACTAACTTAGAAATCTTATCTGAAACTGATCCGGTGATTGCTGATCTGATTCAGCATGAACTCTGTCGTCAACGGGAACACCTAGAATTAATTGCCAGTGAAAATTTTACCTCGGCGGAGGTCATGGCGGCCCAGGGGTCGGTTCTCACCAATAAATACGCCGAAGGACTTCCCAAAAAACGCTATTATGGGGGTTGCGAATTTGTCGATGGCATCGAACAATTAGCCATTGAACGCGCCAAACAACTATTCGGGGCTGCGAGTGCCAATGTTCAGCCCCATTCTGGAGCCCAAGCTAACTTTGCCGTGTTCTTGGCTATGCTCAAACCGGGTGACACGATCATGGGAATGGACTTATCCCATGGGGGACATTTAACTCATGGTTCCCCGGTCAATGTTTCCGGTAAATGGTTTAAGGCTTGCCATTACGGAGTTAGCCCGGAAACCGAACAACTTGACTATGACTTAATTTTAGAACTGGCTAAACAGCATAAACCTCAAATGCTGATTTGCGGTTATTCTGCCTATTCTCGGATTATTGATTTTGAGAAATTCCGCGCCATCGCCGATGAAGTCGGTGCTTACTTAATGGCTGATATTGCCCATATTGCTGGGTTAGTGGCAACGGGTCATCATCCTAACCCTATCCCCTATTGTGATGTTGTCACCACCACTACTCACAAAACCTTGAGAGGGCCAAGGGGGGGATTGATTCTCAGCCGAGATGCCGAACTGGGCAAAAAATTAGATAAGGCTGTTTTCCCAGGGTCTCAAGGTGGCCCCCTAGAGCACGTTATTGCAGGCAAAGCCGTTGCCTTTGGGGAAGCCCTCAAACCCGAGTTTTCGACTTATTCTGGTCAAGTGGTTGCCAATGCTAAAGCCTTAGCGACTCAGTTACAAAACCGATGCTTAAAAATTGTTTCCGGTGGTACGGATAATCATTTGATGTTAGTGGATTTACGTTCTGTCAATATGACGGGTAAACGGGCAGATCAACTGGTTAGTGAAGTGAATATTACAGCCAATAAAAATACGGTTCCCTTTGATCCCGAATCTCCTTTTGTCACCAGTGGTTTACGGTTGGGATCTCCGGCCATGACCACCCGGGGGATGGGAGAAACGGAATTTATCGAAATTGGGAATATTATCGCCGACCGTCTGTTAAACCCCGAAGATGAAGGTATCGGCGAAGCCTGTCGTCAACGGGTGGCGAATTTGTGCGATCGCTTTCCCCTCTATCCCCATCTGAGTTTGAAAGTTCCAGCCTTAGCCTAG
- a CDS encoding putative chaperon-like protein for quinone binding protein — MTLLIVGGTGTLGRQVVRRAIDEGYTVRCLARSYRRAAFLKEWGAELVPGDLCEPETLKSALEGVTAVIDAATARPTDSLGIKQIDWKGKVSLIQAAKEAGVEKFIFFSFLDAEKYPQVPLLEIKRCTELFLAESGLNYTILKPCGFFQGLIGQYAIPILDKQAVLVPGLSSPVAYMDTIDIAKFAVKALSVAETENRSFPIVGSKAWTAEEIIRLCERLSGKEAKITRTPTQVLRLFRQVTRWFQWSWNVSDRLAFAEVLANGQPLQASMDETYQVFGIDPKEISSLETYMQEYFSRIMKKLKELEYEQEKLKKRKQRSNPFKPL; from the coding sequence ATGACCTTATTAATTGTTGGTGGGACTGGCACATTGGGAAGACAGGTGGTGCGACGCGCTATTGACGAGGGTTATACCGTACGTTGTTTAGCACGCAGTTACCGCAGGGCAGCGTTTTTAAAAGAATGGGGGGCGGAATTGGTTCCTGGGGACTTGTGTGAACCAGAAACCTTAAAATCTGCCCTAGAAGGAGTAACGGCCGTGATTGACGCAGCAACAGCGCGTCCTACGGATTCATTAGGAATTAAACAAATAGACTGGAAAGGGAAAGTCTCTCTGATTCAAGCGGCCAAGGAAGCAGGAGTGGAAAAATTTATCTTCTTTTCCTTTTTGGATGCCGAGAAATATCCCCAAGTGCCCCTATTAGAAATCAAGCGCTGTACCGAACTATTTTTAGCCGAGTCCGGTTTAAATTACACAATTTTAAAGCCCTGTGGATTTTTTCAAGGGTTAATTGGTCAATATGCGATTCCAATTTTAGATAAACAAGCGGTTTTGGTACCTGGGTTAAGTTCACCCGTTGCCTATATGGACACCATCGATATCGCTAAATTTGCGGTTAAAGCCCTATCCGTTGCTGAAACTGAGAATAGAAGTTTTCCCATCGTCGGCTCTAAAGCCTGGACAGCCGAGGAGATTATTCGTTTATGTGAAAGGCTTTCGGGTAAAGAAGCTAAAATTACTCGCACCCCTACACAAGTCCTGCGTCTATTCCGGCAAGTAACCCGTTGGTTTCAGTGGAGTTGGAATGTCTCTGACCGTCTAGCCTTTGCTGAGGTTTTAGCCAATGGTCAACCCTTGCAAGCGTCGATGGATGAAACCTATCAAGTTTTTGGCATCGACCCCAAGGAAATCAGCAGCTTAGAGACTTATATGCAGGAATACTTTAGTCGGATTATGAAGAAACTTAAAGAATTAGAATATGAACAGGAAAAGCTGAAAAAACGTAAACAGAGAAGCAATCCCTTCAAGCCCCTCTAA